In Haloterrigena turkmenica DSM 5511, a single genomic region encodes these proteins:
- a CDS encoding helix-turn-helix domain-containing protein, giving the protein MRYLEVTLQRPPAEQHLMHQFIVEHEGYTASRLLYGHQYGDEYAMLFYIDGPQVPYEHALEDAPTVLDYELAPCRDDSFYLYVRESLTGADRTFVNAIEQPGLIIIPPVAFRADGTIRLTAVGPDEAIQTAVDDVADMAHVDVRSIGTYCAGRIDTRADLTQRQFEAVSAAVDCGYYHTTRDGSLEDVADRLDCSSGTAGELLRRAERTVMEGLVHGGPF; this is encoded by the coding sequence ATGCGCTATCTCGAGGTGACCCTGCAGCGACCACCGGCCGAGCAGCATCTAATGCACCAGTTCATCGTCGAACACGAGGGGTATACCGCATCGAGGCTGCTCTACGGCCATCAGTACGGCGACGAATACGCGATGCTGTTCTATATCGACGGTCCACAAGTCCCCTACGAGCACGCCCTCGAGGACGCACCCACGGTGCTCGATTACGAACTCGCACCGTGTCGCGACGATTCCTTCTACCTGTACGTGCGGGAGTCGCTGACGGGGGCCGACCGAACGTTCGTGAACGCGATCGAACAACCGGGTCTGATCATCATCCCGCCGGTAGCGTTCCGCGCCGACGGGACGATACGACTGACGGCGGTCGGTCCCGACGAGGCGATCCAGACAGCGGTCGACGACGTGGCCGATATGGCGCACGTCGACGTCCGCTCGATCGGTACGTACTGCGCCGGGCGAATCGACACGCGGGCGGATTTGACCCAGCGCCAGTTCGAAGCCGTTTCCGCGGCCGTCGACTGCGGCTACTACCACACGACCCGGGACGGGTCCCTCGAGGACGTCGCGGATCGGCTGGATTGCTCGAGCGGGACGGCAGGGGAGTTGCTCCGGCGGGCCGAACGAACTGTCATGGAAGGGCTCGTCCACGGCGGGCCGTTCTGA